One genomic region from Thalassomonas viridans encodes:
- a CDS encoding phenylacetate--CoA ligase family protein, translating to MNDYDFERFVDEFEYAYENVPFYKKHLAKSGLLPSDIASIYDVKRIPPTEKKDYRKNFPIGVVAKGYTLSDESLTKSQSSGTSGERLITYEVGMLLLDRAVACTAIREEVEEAFTRVPRKICRYAAPNCSDVECANPNSSAEDRMLSDGTLVLPVYHDLLTTSDKLIDRALEEICHYQPDLYYVDPTHFAFLVREARKRGICLPDAPIVATYTSSTPLNRRQIKEAFHSFGHTQVVFSELVSSSEMGWLALECEQGHLHLNTDSYFMELLKDGLDVNIGDTGELFITSLDNGAIPHIRYKTGDTFKYLGADCECGLEGDIVRWAGRVTDQLVLKDGARISPAEVNLAVGAPNWLDLYQLTQQKADEFELLLMVNEAYAESDEQQLICRLNRVLGRDSQISVKKVSYISTERSGKFQCVKSNLNK from the coding sequence ATGAATGATTATGATTTTGAGCGCTTTGTTGATGAGTTTGAATATGCTTATGAAAATGTTCCTTTTTATAAGAAACATCTGGCTAAATCCGGGCTGTTGCCGAGTGATATCGCCAGTATTTATGATGTTAAGCGTATTCCCCCTACGGAAAAGAAAGACTACCGGAAGAATTTTCCCATAGGCGTAGTGGCAAAGGGCTATACCCTAAGCGATGAAAGCCTGACGAAAAGCCAAAGTTCCGGCACTTCAGGCGAAAGGCTGATCACCTATGAAGTCGGTATGCTTTTGCTGGACCGGGCGGTGGCCTGTACCGCCATACGGGAAGAAGTGGAAGAGGCCTTTACCCGGGTACCGAGGAAGATTTGCCGCTATGCGGCGCCTAACTGTTCCGATGTGGAATGTGCTAATCCTAACAGCAGTGCTGAAGACAGGATGTTAAGCGACGGCACCCTGGTATTGCCTGTGTACCATGATTTGCTGACGACATCTGACAAGCTGATCGACAGGGCGCTGGAGGAAATTTGCCATTATCAGCCGGATCTTTATTATGTTGATCCGACGCATTTTGCCTTTCTTGTCAGGGAAGCCCGAAAACGGGGCATATGTTTGCCTGATGCCCCTATAGTCGCCACCTATACTTCGAGTACGCCGCTTAACCGCAGGCAAATCAAGGAAGCTTTTCACAGTTTCGGCCATACGCAAGTGGTTTTTTCCGAACTGGTGTCTTCTTCCGAGATGGGGTGGCTGGCACTGGAATGTGAACAGGGACACTTGCATTTAAATACCGATTCTTATTTTATGGAGTTGCTTAAAGACGGGCTTGATGTCAACATCGGTGACACGGGGGAGCTTTTTATCACCAGCCTGGACAACGGCGCCATTCCCCATATTCGCTATAAAACCGGCGATACCTTTAAATACCTGGGAGCCGACTGTGAGTGTGGGCTGGAAGGGGATATCGTGCGCTGGGCCGGCCGCGTTACCGACCAGCTGGTATTAAAGGACGGCGCCCGCATAAGCCCGGCTGAAGTTAACCTGGCGGTTGGCGCCCCGAACTGGCTGGATCTCTATCAGTTAACCCAGCAAAAAGCCGATGAATTTGAGCTCTTGCTTATGGTCAATGAGGCTTATGCTGAAAGTGACGAGCAGCAGCTGATTTGCCGGTTAAACCGGGTCCTGGGCAGAGATAGCCAGATATCGGTTAAAAAAGTATCATATATTTCTACGGAACGATCGGGTAAGTTCCAGTGTGTAAAATCAAATCTAAATAAATAA
- a CDS encoding aminotransferase class V-fold PLP-dependent enzyme — MYENVDNGQLKEKLIKDFPGLSKEIDGQQVYYLDSAATTLKPRQMVEAINDYYLGVSANIHRGKHFALEEVSNQYEGVRYKVANLIDCSGNEVVFLRNTTEAINLVASGLNLSKTDRVVCMAESHHSNMLPWLQAASVDYIRVTDDFCVDLEHYQSLLASKPKVVALTHCSNVTGIYIDLPLMVKMAKAAGALVVVDAAQSVPHRKLSVSELDIDFLAFSAHKMLGPTGVGVLYGKSQLLEKLTPLNLGGGVVDWVEFDAFTLRKVPHRFEAGTPNISGVLGLGASIDYLNGLGFDFIREHDKRLGRFMLEQAGKRDYLQVLNSDPDADRGAVLSFTIPKSPNLDDVARYLSDSFGIMCRNGHLCAQPYISSVSPGQVLRVSGYVYTFESDIEHFFDSLDQIVSFL, encoded by the coding sequence ATGTACGAGAACGTTGATAATGGACAACTTAAGGAAAAGCTAATCAAAGATTTCCCCGGCCTGTCCAAAGAAATAGACGGACAGCAGGTATATTATCTTGATAGCGCCGCCACCACATTAAAACCCAGGCAGATGGTCGAGGCGATCAATGACTATTATCTCGGGGTGTCGGCCAATATACACCGGGGTAAACATTTCGCCCTGGAGGAAGTTTCCAATCAATATGAGGGGGTCAGGTACAAAGTCGCCAATTTGATCGACTGCAGCGGCAATGAGGTGGTTTTTCTCAGAAACACCACGGAGGCGATTAACCTGGTTGCCAGCGGATTAAACCTGTCAAAGACAGACAGGGTTGTTTGCATGGCAGAATCCCACCATTCCAACATGTTGCCGTGGCTCCAGGCCGCCAGTGTCGATTATATCAGGGTAACGGATGATTTCTGTGTCGACCTGGAACATTATCAATCCCTGCTGGCATCCAAGCCCAAGGTGGTCGCCCTGACACATTGTTCCAACGTAACCGGTATTTATATTGATCTGCCCCTGATGGTTAAAATGGCTAAAGCGGCCGGAGCCCTGGTTGTTGTTGATGCCGCCCAGTCCGTCCCTCACCGCAAATTAAGCGTCAGCGAGCTCGATATTGATTTTCTGGCATTCTCCGCCCATAAAATGCTGGGTCCTACCGGGGTCGGGGTTTTATATGGCAAAAGCCAGCTGCTTGAAAAGCTGACCCCGCTTAACCTTGGCGGCGGTGTGGTTGACTGGGTGGAATTCGATGCTTTTACCTTAAGAAAGGTACCGCACCGTTTTGAAGCCGGCACCCCGAATATTTCCGGGGTGTTGGGTTTGGGAGCCAGCATTGATTACCTGAATGGGCTCGGTTTTGATTTTATCAGGGAACATGATAAGCGCCTGGGCCGCTTTATGCTGGAACAAGCCGGGAAAAGGGATTATTTACAGGTGCTTAACAGCGATCCGGATGCGGATCGTGGCGCGGTATTGTCTTTCACTATCCCCAAGTCGCCTAACCTGGATGATGTCGCCCGCTATCTTAGCGACTCATTCGGCATTATGTGCCGTAACGGTCATTTATGTGCGCAGCCCTATATCAGTTCGGTTTCTCCGGGCCAGGTGTTAAGGGTTTCCGGATATGTTTACACTTTCGAATCTGATATAGAGCATTTCTTCGACTCCCTGGATCAAATAGTAAGTTTTTTGTAG
- a CDS encoding efflux RND transporter periplasmic adaptor subunit, whose translation MDKLREKTKKNPIKKYWFLFVALISLIILFMSASWHTAGFVVGRDTVVFDAVKRGDLDILVRASGELTSKNIRWISANSPGRVESLHIQAGDEVKQGDILAVLNNPLLQQQLEEAQLQLEIEETEAKAEIIDLDSQLEEQRSLLQESELNYEATYMTFEAQKQLIQQGNATVSQIEFKRSELEVRRFELRKLLQEKRVARMEKNVESQKDAILTRLDIMKKTLKSLEQRVENLRVKAAFDSVVQDLFIEAGQELALGANIATLAKKDDLIAELRVPEIQIQKVTVGQKVEIDTRTSRLPGKVSRIHPGVTNGTIQVDVELLGALPREARADMSIDGVINIANISDTLFIKRPVYAQGSSSTRLYKLDSSGGEAELVMVQFGEASADTIQITKGLVLGDRVVVSDTSSWGDHGLIRFN comes from the coding sequence ATGGACAAGTTACGAGAGAAAACGAAAAAGAACCCGATAAAGAAATACTGGTTTTTGTTTGTCGCCCTCATTTCCCTGATCATCCTGTTTATGTCGGCTTCGTGGCATACGGCGGGTTTTGTTGTCGGCCGGGATACCGTGGTTTTTGATGCGGTAAAAAGGGGGGATCTGGACATTCTGGTGAGAGCTTCCGGCGAGCTTACTTCCAAAAATATCCGCTGGATTTCTGCCAACTCTCCCGGGAGGGTCGAAAGCCTGCATATTCAGGCCGGTGATGAAGTCAAACAGGGAGATATCCTTGCTGTGCTGAACAACCCCCTGCTGCAACAGCAGCTCGAAGAGGCCCAATTGCAGCTGGAAATCGAAGAAACCGAAGCTAAAGCCGAAATCATTGATTTGGACTCCCAGCTTGAAGAGCAGCGCTCCCTGCTACAGGAGTCGGAATTAAACTATGAAGCAACCTATATGACCTTTGAGGCGCAAAAGCAATTAATCCAGCAGGGCAACGCAACCGTATCTCAGATTGAATTTAAGCGTTCGGAACTGGAAGTGCGCCGTTTTGAATTGCGGAAATTATTGCAGGAAAAGCGGGTGGCGAGGATGGAAAAGAATGTCGAATCCCAGAAGGACGCGATCTTGACCCGTCTGGACATCATGAAAAAAACGCTTAAATCGCTGGAACAGCGTGTTGAGAATTTAAGGGTCAAAGCCGCATTTGACAGCGTGGTGCAGGATTTGTTTATCGAGGCCGGCCAGGAATTGGCCCTTGGCGCCAATATCGCCACCTTGGCGAAAAAGGACGATCTTATCGCCGAGCTTAGGGTGCCTGAAATCCAGATTCAGAAAGTTACCGTCGGACAGAAGGTGGAAATAGATACCCGCACCTCCCGGCTGCCCGGCAAGGTAAGCCGTATCCATCCGGGGGTTACCAATGGTACGATACAGGTGGACGTTGAGTTGCTTGGCGCCCTGCCGAGGGAGGCGAGGGCGGATATGAGTATCGATGGGGTGATCAATATAGCCAACATTTCTGATACCTTATTTATCAAGCGGCCGGTTTACGCACAAGGCAGCAGCAGTACCCGCCTTTACAAGCTGGACAGTAGCGGCGGTGAAGCTGAGCTGGTTATGGTGCAATTTGGTGAAGCATCTGCTGATACTATTCAAATCACCAAGGGGTTAGTGCTTGGAGACAGGGTGGTTGTTTCCGACACTTCTTCCTGGGGTGATCACGGACTAATAAGATTTAATTAA
- a CDS encoding ABC transporter ATP-binding protein: MSKQELITISALKKVYLTEEVETHALDDINLTISSGEYVSIVGPSGCGKSTLLSVMGLLDQPSDGQYLLNGRDVSQLSRNEQASVRNEMIGFVFQSFNLISDLSVEANIELPLTYRKDLSKQQRAQMVKKALEDVNMEHRAKHFPSQLSGGQQQRVAIARAIAGNPKIILADEPTGNLDSKNAAAIVELLDELNKKGVTICIVTHDPRSVETVRRHVRLYDGKIISDSVSGDTAVEASVA, translated from the coding sequence ATGAGTAAACAAGAATTAATAACAATCTCTGCCTTGAAAAAGGTTTATCTCACGGAAGAAGTGGAAACTCATGCGCTTGACGACATTAACCTCACCATCTCGTCCGGTGAATATGTTTCAATCGTAGGTCCGTCCGGCTGTGGTAAATCAACCTTATTGTCTGTTATGGGGCTTTTGGATCAGCCTTCAGACGGTCAGTATCTGTTAAATGGCCGGGATGTGTCGCAGTTGTCCCGCAACGAACAGGCTTCGGTAAGAAATGAAATGATAGGTTTTGTCTTCCAGTCCTTTAATCTGATCAGTGACCTGAGCGTGGAAGCCAATATTGAATTGCCCCTGACCTACCGTAAAGATCTCAGTAAGCAGCAACGCGCCCAAATGGTGAAAAAGGCATTAGAGGATGTCAATATGGAGCACAGGGCCAAGCACTTCCCATCGCAGTTGTCCGGCGGTCAGCAACAAAGGGTCGCCATCGCCAGGGCCATAGCGGGTAACCCTAAAATTATCCTGGCGGATGAGCCGACCGGAAACCTGGACTCCAAAAATGCCGCAGCCATTGTCGAGTTATTAGATGAGCTGAATAAAAAAGGGGTGACCATTTGTATTGTCACCCATGATCCCAGATCGGTAGAAACGGTCCGGCGTCATGTCCGCCTTTATGACGGAAAAATTATTTCTGACAGTGTTTCTGGCGATACTGCTGTTGAAGCCTCTGTTGCCTGA
- a CDS encoding ABC transporter permease, with translation MNFLIDLQYVTNSIFKRLQLSILIVLVMAAGLAFSIYTYTLVSSMLNINLSVANGDRIVSINGAVDAGQQGLYTVDARDFYELRQELQGIEDIGAYALAEQIVSYKTLTLKYRAAYTEWNMFSVTKTEPVLGRGFVPEDNLDGAERIAILSYEIWQRDFAGSNDVLDTKIEVAGAPTRIVGVMPAGYAMPQNTQIWLPLREPWLKPTQRRSGRQVGGFVLLKENVSVDEINKELSLISARYRQLYPKTNDEGLYYYVTSFPKSLWVQNERKGLLNSLYLVTLLVFLLCCINVINLLLSKMNERRKEFAVRLALGSPIYRLGALILLESLILTAIGCGIGVVFALFGLEVTENFLKAYLYNNAPPFWLDLTMAGENLLVILALMFTTAIAISLIPILKAADGKFIDELRDGTRGAQGQKGGLVANILVISQIVLSVLVLICALILISSNYLNAQRDYGVNTEKTLTATVQLPRSYDNLTKVSQYYENFAKEVIAAPNIEGVVVGSRLPGDFPWDGSYDQRFETEGKVYSNPQDRMQGVRAYILPGSLQTLEAKLLEGRFFDNRDAIDGERSVILTKSLANRLWPDESAIGKRVKLGSWSAMDWMTEEHMPWMTVVGVTGDIYNSNPFGFYNADRGTAYIPLTQRTIWSSRVMEIAVKYTGSLNEAMTVLDTIRERLDPSVGIYEIDTFEQRIYKNGVMHDAIGDLFLFCGFIALLLASVGIYGVIANMIIQRRHEIGVRRALGATDSIIIMFFLKKNMMNLLISLPLGIVGAVYLKQLIAKSISIHADAGVLGFILVPVIVFLVSVGATYIPTRKAVELLPSDALREN, from the coding sequence ATGAATTTTTTAATTGATCTGCAATATGTTACCAATTCAATCTTTAAAAGATTGCAATTGTCTATTTTGATAGTGCTCGTGATGGCCGCGGGGTTGGCGTTTAGCATATACACCTATACCCTGGTTTCCAGCATGCTTAACATAAACCTGAGTGTCGCCAACGGGGACCGTATCGTATCTATTAACGGGGCCGTAGATGCCGGCCAGCAAGGCTTGTATACGGTTGATGCCCGGGATTTTTACGAGTTGCGCCAGGAACTTCAGGGTATCGAAGATATCGGGGCCTATGCCCTGGCGGAACAAATTGTTTCCTATAAGACGTTAACCCTGAAATACCGGGCAGCTTATACCGAATGGAATATGTTTTCGGTGACTAAGACCGAGCCTGTTTTAGGCCGGGGGTTTGTGCCTGAGGATAATTTAGATGGCGCAGAAAGAATTGCCATACTAAGTTATGAGATCTGGCAGCGGGATTTTGCCGGCAGCAATGATGTTTTGGATACTAAGATAGAAGTTGCCGGTGCTCCTACCCGCATCGTGGGGGTTATGCCTGCGGGTTATGCCATGCCGCAAAATACCCAGATCTGGCTGCCGCTTCGTGAGCCCTGGTTAAAACCCACGCAAAGACGCAGCGGACGCCAGGTGGGCGGTTTTGTTCTGTTGAAGGAGAATGTGTCTGTCGATGAGATAAACAAGGAGCTGTCCTTGATTTCAGCAAGGTACAGGCAGCTTTATCCCAAAACGAATGACGAAGGTTTATATTACTATGTCACCAGCTTCCCCAAGAGCCTGTGGGTGCAAAATGAGAGAAAAGGACTGCTGAATTCATTATACCTGGTCACCCTGCTGGTATTTTTACTCTGTTGTATCAATGTCATCAATTTACTCTTGTCGAAAATGAACGAGCGGCGTAAGGAGTTTGCGGTCCGGCTTGCCCTGGGCTCGCCTATCTACCGCCTGGGGGCGCTGATCCTGCTGGAAAGCCTGATCCTGACCGCTATAGGTTGCGGCATAGGCGTAGTGTTTGCATTATTCGGCCTGGAGGTGACCGAAAACTTCTTAAAGGCTTATCTGTATAACAATGCTCCGCCATTCTGGCTGGATTTAACCATGGCGGGAGAAAACCTGCTGGTGATTCTCGCCCTGATGTTTACGACCGCAATTGCCATCAGCCTGATCCCAATCCTGAAGGCGGCGGACGGCAAATTTATCGATGAATTGCGTGACGGTACCCGTGGGGCGCAGGGACAAAAAGGCGGCCTGGTTGCCAATATTCTGGTGATCTCACAAATTGTGCTTTCTGTATTGGTACTGATTTGCGCCTTGATCCTGATTTCTTCGAATTATTTGAATGCCCAAAGGGATTATGGCGTTAATACCGAAAAAACATTAACCGCGACGGTTCAGCTCCCCCGGAGTTATGATAATTTGACGAAAGTATCCCAATATTATGAGAATTTTGCCAAAGAGGTGATCGCAGCACCAAATATTGAAGGCGTGGTTGTCGGCTCCCGCCTGCCGGGAGATTTCCCCTGGGACGGCTCCTATGACCAAAGGTTCGAAACCGAAGGCAAGGTATACAGTAATCCCCAGGACAGAATGCAGGGGGTGAGGGCCTATATCCTGCCCGGTTCACTGCAGACCCTGGAAGCCAAGCTGCTTGAAGGGCGCTTTTTCGATAACCGTGACGCCATAGACGGCGAGCGCTCGGTTATTTTAACTAAATCCCTTGCCAACAGGTTGTGGCCGGATGAATCCGCCATCGGCAAACGGGTGAAGCTTGGCAGCTGGTCTGCGATGGACTGGATGACCGAAGAGCATATGCCCTGGATGACAGTGGTCGGCGTAACCGGTGATATATACAACAGCAACCCGTTTGGTTTTTATAACGCCGACCGCGGAACCGCTTATATTCCCCTGACACAACGTACCATATGGTCAAGCCGGGTGATGGAAATTGCCGTTAAATATACCGGCAGCTTAAATGAGGCGATGACAGTGTTGGATACCATCAGAGAACGCCTGGATCCCAGTGTCGGCATCTATGAGATCGATACTTTCGAGCAGCGCATCTATAAAAATGGTGTGATGCATGATGCTATCGGCGACTTGTTCCTGTTCTGCGGCTTTATTGCCTTGCTGCTTGCCTCTGTCGGTATCTACGGGGTGATCGCCAATATGATAATCCAGCGCCGTCACGAAATAGGCGTACGCAGGGCGTTGGGGGCCACAGATAGTATCATCATCATGTTTTTCTTAAAGAAAAACATGATGAACCTGTTAATTTCGCTTCCCTTAGGTATCGTCGGCGCCGTGTATCTGAAACAGCTGATCGCCAAATCAATCAGTATCCATGCCGATGCGGGAGTGCTGGGCTTTATCCTGGTGCCTGTCATTGTGTTCCTGGTTTCTGTAGGGGCGACCTATATTCCGACCCGCAAAGCGGTGGAATTGCTGCCAAGTGATGCCTTGAGAGAAAATTAA
- a CDS encoding cupin-like domain-containing protein — MINRNNGFEIFCEPGLDPETFKNEFLNKYRPVIIPNAFSDSGACRKWSLDYFAEQIPDMKFIAKHLDIMDQNTAAKMEEWEMGQYISALNQYASLNEQERKSTPRPPYCHDIPLFKLKPQLIADMESFPTAFIPEFYQKNWWDYIQFFMSPKGSVTPLHFDSLCTHNLFFQVRGTKLFTIYPMEDWKHCYRYNWKWFEVDPENPDLDLHPEYTHASPIQVTVNSGDILLLPSGTMHHVRSLEESFSFNIDFHTPESVTRALCDLPADQPKEVYYYNSLIALGLKADIPPEIVYPRYENYLFYTG, encoded by the coding sequence ATGATCAACAGAAATAACGGATTTGAAATTTTTTGTGAGCCAGGCCTGGATCCTGAAACATTTAAAAATGAGTTTTTAAACAAATATCGCCCTGTCATCATTCCTAACGCTTTCTCAGATAGCGGGGCATGCCGGAAGTGGTCTTTAGACTACTTTGCCGAGCAAATTCCCGATATGAAGTTTATCGCCAAACATCTCGACATCATGGATCAGAACACCGCCGCTAAAATGGAAGAATGGGAAATGGGACAATATATCTCGGCCCTCAATCAATACGCTTCGCTAAATGAGCAAGAACGGAAAAGCACGCCCCGCCCACCCTATTGTCACGATATTCCGTTATTCAAGCTAAAGCCTCAGCTAATAGCCGATATGGAATCTTTTCCGACGGCATTTATTCCCGAGTTCTATCAAAAAAACTGGTGGGACTACATACAATTTTTTATGAGTCCCAAAGGCAGCGTCACGCCCTTGCATTTCGACAGCCTATGCACACATAATTTATTTTTTCAGGTCAGGGGCACTAAACTTTTTACCATTTACCCCATGGAAGACTGGAAACATTGCTATCGCTACAACTGGAAGTGGTTTGAAGTTGATCCGGAAAACCCGGATCTGGATTTACACCCTGAATATACACATGCCAGCCCGATCCAGGTGACAGTAAATTCGGGAGATATTTTACTCCTGCCGTCCGGTACTATGCATCATGTCCGGAGCCTGGAGGAAAGCTTTTCCTTTAATATCGATTTCCATACCCCGGAAAGTGTTACCAGGGCCTTGTGTGACTTGCCTGCCGACCAGCCCAAAGAAGTCTACTACTACAATTCCCTGATAGCCTTAGGGCTAAAAGCGGATATCCCGCCTGAAATTGTTTATCCCAGATATGAGAATTATCTTTTTTATACCGGCTGA